Sequence from the Saccharopolyspora pogona genome:
GTCTGCGTCGTCCCTCCCCGGGACGACCGGCTCCGTGTCATCCGCCGAGCAACTCCAGGGCGGCCCTCAACGAGGCCCGGCTCTCTGCGGCGTACAGGTCCTCCGGGACGTTGACCGGGCGACCGATCTGCTCCGACATCCAGGCGATGTCACGTTCGGCGCCGCCTTGGGCGGAGTCCATGCTGCCGCTGCGGGACAGGTTGGAGGCGAAGATCCCCGCCGCAGAGCGCGGGAGGAAGTCCTCGTAGACGATCGGGTCCGGCGCCAGCCATCCACCGGCAACGAGCTCGACCGGGGTCGCGTCCGCGGGCGGCGGCGCGACGGGGCGGTCGTCGGCGACTCGATATGTGAAGTACGCCAGTCCCCGATCGTGCAGCTCGCGCTCACTGTCCGGCATGTGGTCGGCCCAGTGCTCCTGGTCGGCCATGGCGGCGTCGTAGAGGTCCCGACCGGCCCGCGTGAGCGCGATCCCGCGGGCCTCGACCTCACCGAACCGCACCCGCATCGTGCCGGCGACGATCGAGCCGTCGGCCTCCCGGTACTTGCGTGGCTCCGCGAGTGCCCGGAAGGAGGTCTGACGCAGCAGAACGTCCGGACCGTCCCAGCGGGGTGGCCCCTGGATCTTGTCGATCATCTCAATCCCGCGAGCCTGCATGCTGGCGTAGAGGTCGTCGATGTCGAGCACCCGCGGGGTGAGGTGGTTGATGTGCGTGGAAGTGACCCCGCCGATGTCCGCGGCAACTCCGGAAACCCGTTGCAGCTCGTCGTGCCAGGCGCGGTCTACCGGCTGGTCGGAGAGCGCGAAGGAGCTGGTGGCAAGGTCGAGAAAGCGTTCGGCTTCGGCCTCCTCCAGGCCGCCGTCGGCCTCGGCCTGGTCGGCCAGCTCCAGCAGCTCGGGGGCGAAGAGCCGGCGGCAGGCGATGAACTCCTTCAGCCGCCGCTCGAGATCGGCGTCGAAGAAGCGCCGGTCCTCCGGCACCAGCATGCTGGTGAAGACCCGGAAGGGATTCGCCGCCAGCTCCTCCCGCTCGATGGGCCGGAACGCGGTGGAGATCACCGGGATGGGCTGGGGGTGGGCGTCACGCAGGTCGTAGAAGCCGGTGGGACTCATTCCGAGTGCGTCGAAGATGCTGGCCACCTGGGCGAGCTCGGCCGGGCTCCCGACCCGGATGGCGCCGTGGCGCTCCGCGGTCACCCGAGCGATCGAGCCGAGCCGCTCGGCATCGGTACCGTCCCGCTCCAGGACGCGCCCGTTCACCTCGTGGGCGACCTCGAGCAGCGTCGTATAGGCCGGCACCTCGGCGCCGTAGAGGTCGGAGAGCCGACCTGCGAACCGGGCTCGCAGGGTGGTCGAGCTGACGAAGGTCATCACTTCTCCTGCGGAAGTCGGCCACGCAGTCGCATGGCCGCTCGTACGCGCTCCTGAGCCAGCGCCTGGGCCGCCGCGTGCGAGGTGACCAGCCGGCGACGCGACTCCTCGAGGACAGTCACCACGTTGGCGCGGATCTTGGTCGAGATCATGGGGAAGACCGCAGCAGGGTCGACAGTGAACGGGGAGTACCTCGCATCCATCGAGTGGGCCGCGGCGACGATCCCGCCGGCATTGGCGATGAAGTCGGGGACCACCGGGATACCCCGGGCGTGCAGCACCTCACGGGCCACCGGCGTGGTCGGCAGGTTGGCTCCCTCCACAATGAGCTTCACCCCCGTCTCGGTGGCCAGGTCCTTGTCGATCACGTCCTCGAGGGCGGCCGGGACGAGGATGTCGGCGTCCACGGCGAGCACCGCCTCGGCAGCCTCGACCGGGGTCCCGTAGCGCTGGACGCAGGCGTCACCGTGCTCCTCCCTGAGAGCGAGGAGCCGCGCGCAGTCGAGGCCCTCCGGGTCGAGGACGGCACCGTGCGCCGTGGCCACCGCGACAATGGCCGCGCCGAGCTCAACCAGCCGCTCGACAGCGGCGAACCCGACCGCCCCGAAGCCCTGGACAGCCACCCGGGCGCCAGCCAGCGGCAACCCGATGGCCTGGGCAGCGGCGTCGACGGCCTCGGCCACGCCGAAGCCGGTGACACCGAGTTCGTCGTACGGCAGACCTCCCAGGGCACGGGGCATCCCGACTGCGGCACCGATGTCCCCGAGCTCGTCAGCGAGGATCGCGGCGTCACACTCGGTGAGCCCCATGTCGAGCCCGAAGACGTACTCGTTCGGGACCTCGTTCCTGAGCGCCCGGGCGAAAGCCCGCAGGATCCCCTCCTTGTCGGGGCTGTTCGGGTCGCCGAGGATGCCGGCCTTGGCGCCGCCGTGGAACAGGTCCACCGCCGCCCACTTCCACGTCATCGTGCGCGCCAGCCGGGCCACCTCGCGGATGGAGAGCGCCGCACTCATCCGGGTGCCGCCCTTCCCCATGCCGCGGGCTGAGTTGTCGATGACCAGGACGCCTTTCATGCCCGTACGCCGGTCGGAGACGCACACGACCTTCTCGGGACCCCACTCGTCGATGAGATCGAAGGTATCGTTCAGCAAGTTCGTCGCTCCTAGGATCAGGATGGTGAGATCCATCCTGGGACCGCGGATCTGCAGTCCGCTAGGTCGCCAGACCGCGTCTCTTGCGCGGGAGGGCAAGCAGAACTTGTGCTCGGCTCGCCGGTGTGGCCAGGCGCTACATCCCAGCGAATGCGAGGGTCGAACGGATGCACTCAGACGCGAGCTTCTCTTCGAGCTTCAGGCGATAGTCGGGCACATCGGCGACCCCGCCGATCGTGTAGACGATCTCCTGCGCGTCACGAAGCGGTCAGCATCGTGCGGGTTGACCCGCTCACAGCGAGATGAGCCGGAGGCGGTCGATTGCTGCCGTGGCGTCGGCATTGAAGTCGGCCTGATTGCGTCCGCCAGGGAGCACGGAGCGCCCTCCCGCTCGGGCTTCGAGAAGGAGAGCTTCGACTCCTCCGGTCTCGGGCCGGATGCGGACACCTGTCATCACACGGCGCATCGGGTCGTGCTGGTCGACGCCCAAAAGCTCGGACATCGAGCGCATCCGCCTGCCTACCGCACGCGAAAAGCGCGCGAATGCGCAACGCCGTGAGCCGCTCGCGCAGCGGAAAACGCCCGCAAAGCCCCTCGAGCTCAGGCACCAGATCGGCATGCCGACCAGCACGCAAATCGGCATCCACCCGGTCCTCAACCGAAGCGAGCCGCAGCTCCTCCAACCGCGCGGCCTGCACCTCGGCGAACGGCGCGTCGACGAAGTCGACGAGCGCACCCCCACGCCACAACGCCAGCGCCTCGCGGAGCGCGGCGGCGGCGGCATCGACGCGGCCGGCGCGGAGCAAGCGGCGGCCCTCGGCCGCGAGCGCAGCGA
This genomic interval carries:
- the hglS gene encoding 2-oxoadipate dioxygenase/decarboxylase, whose translation is MTFVSSTTLRARFAGRLSDLYGAEVPAYTTLLEVAHEVNGRVLERDGTDAERLGSIARVTAERHGAIRVGSPAELAQVASIFDALGMSPTGFYDLRDAHPQPIPVISTAFRPIEREELAANPFRVFTSMLVPEDRRFFDADLERRLKEFIACRRLFAPELLELADQAEADGGLEEAEAERFLDLATSSFALSDQPVDRAWHDELQRVSGVAADIGGVTSTHINHLTPRVLDIDDLYASMQARGIEMIDKIQGPPRWDGPDVLLRQTSFRALAEPRKYREADGSIVAGTMRVRFGEVEARGIALTRAGRDLYDAAMADQEHWADHMPDSERELHDRGLAYFTYRVADDRPVAPPPADATPVELVAGGWLAPDPIVYEDFLPRSAAGIFASNLSRSGSMDSAQGGAERDIAWMSEQIGRPVNVPEDLYAAESRASLRAALELLGG
- a CDS encoding Glu/Leu/Phe/Val family dehydrogenase; this translates as MLNDTFDLIDEWGPEKVVCVSDRRTGMKGVLVIDNSARGMGKGGTRMSAALSIREVARLARTMTWKWAAVDLFHGGAKAGILGDPNSPDKEGILRAFARALRNEVPNEYVFGLDMGLTECDAAILADELGDIGAAVGMPRALGGLPYDELGVTGFGVAEAVDAAAQAIGLPLAGARVAVQGFGAVGFAAVERLVELGAAIVAVATAHGAVLDPEGLDCARLLALREEHGDACVQRYGTPVEAAEAVLAVDADILVPAALEDVIDKDLATETGVKLIVEGANLPTTPVAREVLHARGIPVVPDFIANAGGIVAAAHSMDARYSPFTVDPAAVFPMISTKIRANVVTVLEESRRRLVTSHAAAQALAQERVRAAMRLRGRLPQEK